In one Gopherus evgoodei ecotype Sinaloan lineage chromosome 1, rGopEvg1_v1.p, whole genome shotgun sequence genomic region, the following are encoded:
- the GSTK1 gene encoding glutathione S-transferase kappa 1 isoform X2, protein MAAAGGSKTLVEIFYDVVSPYSWLGFEVLCRYRHNWSIELRFRPAFLGGIMKETGNQPPAMVPKRGEYMMKDIKRMAKYYQVPLQIPKDFVGSVIRKGSLSAMRFITAVDMTQPQFLEPVSRELWMRIWSRDEDITQPESILAAAGEAGLPSALAQKLLAMTSTPEVKNRLKETTEEALKYGAFGMPAVVAHVNGEAHLFFGSDRLELLGKVIGEKWLGPVPAASKPRM, encoded by the exons ATGGCAGCAGCAGGCGGCAGCAAGACGCTGGTGGAAATCTTCTATGACGTGGTGTCTCCCTACTCCTGGCTCGGGTTCGAG GTGCTGTGCCGGTACCGGCACAACTGGAGCATTGAGTTGCGTTTTCGTCCTGCTTTCCTTGGAGGCATAATGAAGGAGACTG GTAACCAGCCCCCAGCCATGGTGCCCAAACGTGGGGAATACATGATGAAGGATATAAAGAGGATGGCAAAATATTACCAGGTCCCATTGCAGATCCCCAAGGATTTTGTTGGGAGTGTTATCAGAAAAG GCAGTCTTTCTGCCATGCGCTTTATCACAGCCGTGGATATGACACAGCCACAGTTCCTGGAGCCTGTGTCCAGAGAGCTCTGGATGCGCATCTGGTCCCGG GATGAAGATATCACCCAACCAGAGAGCATACTGGCA GCTGCTGGGGAGGCTGGGCTACCCTCAGCGCTGGCCCAGAAGCTACTGGCAATGACCTCGACCCCTGAGGTGAAGAATCGTCTGAAGGAGACAACAGAGGAGGCACTGAAATATGGG GCATTTGGAATGCCAGCAGTTGTGGCCCATGTTAATGGTGAAGCTCACCTCTTCTTTGGCTCTGATCGTTTAGAGCTTCTGGGCAAAGTTATAG GAGAGAAATGGTTGGGACCAGTTCCTGCAGCTTCCAAACCCAGGATGTGA
- the GSTK1 gene encoding glutathione S-transferase kappa 1 isoform X1: protein MAAAGGSKTLVEIFYDVVSPYSWLGFEVLCRYRHNWSIELRFRPAFLGGIMKETGNQPPAMVPKRGEYMMKDIKRMAKYYQVPLQIPKDFVGSVIRKGSLSAMRFITAVDMTQPQFLEPVSRELWMRIWSRDEDITQPESILAAAGEAGLPSALAQKLLAMTSTPEVKNRLKETTEEALKYGAFGMPAVVAHVNGEAHLFFGSDRLELLGKVIAQDATQTPQAWSEGQRFTFPHPATAGYRERKAEREDTEGKLNPQGQGWGTYQEWTLKCCLPKKRGP, encoded by the exons ATGGCAGCAGCAGGCGGCAGCAAGACGCTGGTGGAAATCTTCTATGACGTGGTGTCTCCCTACTCCTGGCTCGGGTTCGAG GTGCTGTGCCGGTACCGGCACAACTGGAGCATTGAGTTGCGTTTTCGTCCTGCTTTCCTTGGAGGCATAATGAAGGAGACTG GTAACCAGCCCCCAGCCATGGTGCCCAAACGTGGGGAATACATGATGAAGGATATAAAGAGGATGGCAAAATATTACCAGGTCCCATTGCAGATCCCCAAGGATTTTGTTGGGAGTGTTATCAGAAAAG GCAGTCTTTCTGCCATGCGCTTTATCACAGCCGTGGATATGACACAGCCACAGTTCCTGGAGCCTGTGTCCAGAGAGCTCTGGATGCGCATCTGGTCCCGG GATGAAGATATCACCCAACCAGAGAGCATACTGGCA GCTGCTGGGGAGGCTGGGCTACCCTCAGCGCTGGCCCAGAAGCTACTGGCAATGACCTCGACCCCTGAGGTGAAGAATCGTCTGAAGGAGACAACAGAGGAGGCACTGAAATATGGG GCATTTGGAATGCCAGCAGTTGTGGCCCATGTTAATGGTGAAGCTCACCTCTTCTTTGGCTCTGATCGTTTAGAGCTTCTGGGCAAAGTTATAG CCCAAGATGCCACACAGACACCACAAGCATGGAGCGAGGGTCAGAGATTCACATTTCCACATCCTGCTACTGCAGGCTACAGAGAGcggaaagcagagagagaagatACAGAGGGAAAATTAAATCCTCAAGGTCAAGGCTGGGGAACTTATCAG GAATGGACTCTTAAGTGCTGCCTTCCTAAGAAGAGAGGACCATGA